Genomic DNA from Chthonomonadales bacterium:
GAGTGATGGGCGCTATCCGTTTGTTCCACAGTGCGGTTCCCGTGGCATGGTCTGCGTGGGCCAGTCTTGACAAATCCCGGTAGTTCCCCTAGAATGCCGCCGCACGGGAGCAGTCATGAAAAGGGTCGTGAGCGTCAGCCTCGGCACCTCAAGCCGCGACAAGTCGGCGCAAGCCACCTTCCTGGACACGCCGTTCACGCTCGAGCGCATCGGCACGGACGGTGATCGAGCGCGGTTCCGCGCGACCGTCGCCGAGCTAGACGGCAAGGTCGACTGTTTTGGTGTCGGCGGAACGGACGCGTTTCTTTATGCCGGCGATCGGCGCTATGCGTTCCGGCAGACGCTCGACCTGATGCGCGGCGCGCGCGTGAGCCCCTGGGTGGACGGAAGCGGACTCAAACACACACTCGAGCGCGAGACGGTCGGCTACCTGCACGACAGCGGCCTCGTCGACTTCTCGACGAAGCGCGTGCTGCTCGTCTCCGCAGTCGACCGCTTCGGGATGGCCGAGGCGCTGGTCGGCCGAGCGCGCTCCATCGTCTTCGGTGACCTTCTCTTCGGCCTTGGCCTGCCGATTCCGCTGCGCTCCTGGCCAACGGTGAAGGCGCTGGCGCGCCTCGTGCTGCCGGTCGTGACGCGCTTGCCGGTGGAGTGGATCTACCCGACCGGCGCGAAGCAGGAGGTCAACACCCCGAGGTTCCCACGCGTCTTCCGCGAGGCCGACGTGATCGCCGGTGACTGGCACATCATCCGCCGGTTCATGCCGGACCGGCTCGACGGCAAGATCATCCTGACTCAGTCGAGCCGCGCCGCCGAGGTCGAGTTGCTGCGTCGACGGGGGGCCGAGCTTCTCATCACCACTACGCCCGAGATCGGTGGGGAGTCGTTCGCGACGAACGTGATGGAGGGGGTGCTGGTCGTGCTCCTTGGCAGGCCGCCTGCGGAGTTGACGCCCACGGATTACGTGGGTACACTGAAGCGACTCGGCTGGCGTCCGACGCTGACCTGGCTGCAGCGTGCCCCGGCGGCTCAGGGAGAGGCGCCGCGCGCCGATCCGACGTGAGCGCGCCGGACACGGCGCTCGCGGTTCGGCCGGATCGCTCGTTCGGCGGAGCGCCGCGCGGCCGGAATGCGCCATGGACACCTTTGCCTTCGTGATCCACCCCATCGATGCACGCCGGGACATCGCCCGTAAGTACCCCGTTGCACGCTACCTGCCGGAACGCCTTATCGAGTGGTACATTGAGCGCCGCGATCCGCTGGTCGTCGCGCACGTCACCGGCGTGCGCTCGGCCACGGGGGCGCGGACCGAGGGGTGGTTCATCGGATGCCCGCTCACTCCTCGCCAGTTCCTCGAACTGCCTCTGGAGCAGGTCTACGCGAAGCTCGAGCAGTGCGGGAGGATCGCCGAGGAACTGGGCGCCGGCATTCTAGGTCTCGGGGCGTTCACCTCCGTGGTAGGAGATGGCGGGCGCACGCTGGCGGGCCGCCTGCGCATCCCGGTGACCACCGGCAACTCCTACACCGTCGCCACGGCCGTCGAGGGAGCCGTCGATGCCGCCCGGCGCATGGGTGCCGAGCTCTGCGACGCCCGCGTGGCGGTGGTTGGTGCCTCGGGCTCGATAGGGGCGACGTGCGCGGAGATCCTGGCGCGACGGGCGCGCTCGGTGGCCCTCGTTGGCCGCAGCGCGGAGCGGTTGGAGGCGGCGGCGCGGCGCGTGCGCGAGGCCGCCACAGGCGCCGTCGACGTGTACCTCGACGTGGCGGCAGGCCTGCGTGACGCCGACATCGTGGTCACGGTGAGCAGCGCGGCAAAGGCCATCGTGCTGCCATCGCACATGAAGGGCGGGGCGGTGGTGTGCGACGTCGCGCGGCCGCGCGATGTGTCGACGGCGGTGGCGCGCGAGCGGCCGGACGTGCTGGTGATCGAGGGGGGCGTGGTGCGCGTTCCGGGCGATATGCGGTGCGCGAAGGCCGGGGACGAGCAGCGGCCCTTCGGCTTTGGCTTCCCGCCGGGCACGGCCTATGCGTGCATGTCCGAGACGATGGCGCTCGCGCTGGAGGGGCGGTTGGAGAGCTTCACGCTGGGCAAGGAGGTCTCCGTCGCTCAGGTCGACGAGATCGCGGGCATCTGCGCCCGGCACGGCTTCCGATTGGACGGCTACCGGTCGTTCGAGCGCCTGGTGACGGATGAGCAGGTCGCCGCGGCGCGCGCCGCCGCGGGCCGGCCCGCGCCGACGCACGCCGCCTGAGGGCGGAGTGACGCACGGGAGGGAACCCATGGAGCTATCGCGACGCGAGATGATCGCCGGCGCCGTGGCGGCCGCCGCCGGGCTCACCCGTGGGCGGGCGGAAGCCGTCGCCGGGCGCATGCCGATGCGCACGCTCGGCCGCACCGGCGCGCGCGTCTCGCTCATCGGCTTCGGCTCCGCCCCGCTGGGCCACAGCTTCCAGTCGCAGGAGGTGTTCGATCGCATGCTGGGCGAGGCGCTCGACCTCGGCATCAACTACGTCGACACGGCCACCATCTACGACGTGTCGCAGGAGCGCCTCGGGCCCATCGTCAAGCGCAACCGCAAACGAATATTCCTGACCACCAAGACGCGCGGCACCACGAAGGCGGGCGCGCTGAAGACCATCGAGGAGAGTTTGCGGTTGCTGCAGACCGACCACGTCGACCTGGTGCACATGCACAACGTGGGGGACCTTGATGTTAACCGGCTGACGGACGATGACAGCGCACTGCGGGGCATCCAGGAGGCTCAGCGGCGCGGATGGGCGCGTTTCGTGGGCGCCACCAGCCACATGAACGTGCCACGTCTGCTGCCTGTGCTCGCGACCGGCGCCATCGATGTCATCATGGTGCCGATCAACTTCGTCTACCGGCAGACCTACGACTTCGAGGGCAAGGTGCTGCCCATCGCTCGCAAGCACCGCATCGGCATCATCGCGATGAAGGTGCTCGGCGGTGTGCCCAACTGGCAGTACCGCACGCCGACGCCGTGCCTGATGCCAGCCGACCGCGTTGAGTTGGCGATCCGCTACGCGCTCAGCGTGCCCGACGTGGCGACGGCCGTGATCGGGCTCAATTTCCCCGAGCAACTCCGGCAAGCGGCCGCGGCAGCTCGGGCCTTCAAGCCGCTGAACGAGCGTGAACGGGTCGAGGTCGTCGAGGAGGGCGCGCGTCTCGCAAAGGCCTGGGGCACGCACCTCGGTCCGGTCCAGTAGGCCGCGTTACGGACTGACGACGGGCTCCAGATACGCTTCCGTCCTGCGCACGATGCCGTCGAACCATGCGCCGGAGGGATCCACCATCGGGATCCACCACGCAGCCGGTCGATGCTGCGTGTGCGGAAGCCCCTCTACGGTGAGGATCGCGCTGCGCACGAGGCCAAGGCGCGCCATGGCCGCCTCCGCCTCGATTTCGGCGAGCCGTCGCCGGGCCGGGCCAGCCTGCGCGCCGCGCTCCAACTCCAGCCGATGCGCCCGCAGGTCCGCGATAGCCGCCATTGCCTCGCGCCGCGCGCCCAGCAACTCCGCCAGCCGCCGCTCGTAGGCATCGCGCCGCTCGGTCTGTGCGCTCGTCCACTGTGTCGTCGCGCGGAAGTGCTCGCCGCGCTCGCGCTCGGTCTTGACGATGCTCCGCTTGGTCTCGCGCAGCTCCGCGCGGCGCCGATCGACCTCCTGCTGCACCCGCACAGCCTGCGCGCGCAACTCACGCAGGAGCCGCTTCGCCTCCTCGTACTCCGCCAGCCTCTGCCCCCAGGGGTCGCCCTCGCGTCCCGCGAGGAAAGCCATCAGCTCCCGCGGCGACGTGATCTCGCGCAGCCGCCGGAGCAGGGCGCGCTGCTCGTCGACCGCGCCGCGCCACGAGTCTGCCAACTCCGCGCCGCTAAGCTGCGGCCGGCCCAGTGGGCCGGCGA
This window encodes:
- a CDS encoding quinate 5-dehydrogenase is translated as MKRVVSVSLGTSSRDKSAQATFLDTPFTLERIGTDGDRARFRATVAELDGKVDCFGVGGTDAFLYAGDRRYAFRQTLDLMRGARVSPWVDGSGLKHTLERETVGYLHDSGLVDFSTKRVLLVSAVDRFGMAEALVGRARSIVFGDLLFGLGLPIPLRSWPTVKALARLVLPVVTRLPVEWIYPTGAKQEVNTPRFPRVFREADVIAGDWHIIRRFMPDRLDGKIILTQSSRAAEVELLRRRGAELLITTTPEIGGESFATNVMEGVLVVLLGRPPAELTPTDYVGTLKRLGWRPTLTWLQRAPAAQGEAPRADPT
- a CDS encoding shikimate dehydrogenase: MDTFAFVIHPIDARRDIARKYPVARYLPERLIEWYIERRDPLVVAHVTGVRSATGARTEGWFIGCPLTPRQFLELPLEQVYAKLEQCGRIAEELGAGILGLGAFTSVVGDGGRTLAGRLRIPVTTGNSYTVATAVEGAVDAARRMGAELCDARVAVVGASGSIGATCAEILARRARSVALVGRSAERLEAAARRVREAATGAVDVYLDVAAGLRDADIVVTVSSAAKAIVLPSHMKGGAVVCDVARPRDVSTAVARERPDVLVIEGGVVRVPGDMRCAKAGDEQRPFGFGFPPGTAYACMSETMALALEGRLESFTLGKEVSVAQVDEIAGICARHGFRLDGYRSFERLVTDEQVAAARAAAGRPAPTHAA
- a CDS encoding aldo/keto reductase, which produces MELSRREMIAGAVAAAAGLTRGRAEAVAGRMPMRTLGRTGARVSLIGFGSAPLGHSFQSQEVFDRMLGEALDLGINYVDTATIYDVSQERLGPIVKRNRKRIFLTTKTRGTTKAGALKTIEESLRLLQTDHVDLVHMHNVGDLDVNRLTDDDSALRGIQEAQRRGWARFVGATSHMNVPRLLPVLATGAIDVIMVPINFVYRQTYDFEGKVLPIARKHRIGIIAMKVLGGVPNWQYRTPTPCLMPADRVELAIRYALSVPDVATAVIGLNFPEQLRQAAAAARAFKPLNERERVEVVEEGARLAKAWGTHLGPVQ